The proteins below come from a single Halobacillus salinarum genomic window:
- a CDS encoding Eco57I restriction-modification methylase domain-containing protein, with protein MISQKRALGQFDTPLPTVRYMVESALSHLNKGRDMTGILDPSTGDGIFIKELLNQGIHPEHLYAYDVDSSISTPMPEIHFANQDFLKIESTQKFDAIIGNPPYKSKRESVYFKENKRFLTQQFKEVGIPNLYVLFIYKGLQMLKDYGVLSMIVQDSFLTNVYYKQFREYLLTHTEIKEIILAPRRLFHKRKADVRTAILTLVKKPPSEVDAEQGMKLIDRQFSEHYHAPPAGRMQILEQKTFQNLPGFNYAVNVPSEILNLFQNGYTSLGSVVKGGTGVSTGNDRHFLSKPEEISSEDKDWIPFYKNGGVKDAWYYRPKYYIHKNWRKEAEQHSQFTVRNPAYFYKEGITCSSMGIEFSAAYLPPGSLFGVNANLFTENQEDLYYILGLLNSSLTKYLLRKVLNRTNMITAGYIKKLPYIEPEPNKKQKIAALSSSLVNEKRKDPTYNDRLRADIMDELIFDVYGISFNNRSHVKEFCTNIFEWL; from the coding sequence ATGATTTCACAGAAAAGAGCTTTAGGCCAATTTGATACTCCCCTGCCAACCGTCCGCTATATGGTTGAAAGCGCTTTATCTCACTTAAATAAAGGCAGGGACATGACTGGAATTCTGGACCCTTCCACAGGGGACGGCATCTTTATTAAGGAATTACTCAATCAAGGGATTCATCCTGAGCATCTTTATGCTTATGACGTAGATTCCAGCATTTCCACCCCTATGCCGGAAATCCACTTTGCGAATCAGGATTTCCTGAAAATAGAAAGCACTCAAAAATTCGATGCCATCATTGGAAATCCCCCCTATAAATCAAAAAGGGAAAGTGTCTATTTTAAAGAAAATAAACGCTTTTTAACTCAGCAGTTTAAGGAAGTAGGCATTCCTAACTTATACGTCTTATTCATTTACAAAGGACTTCAAATGCTGAAAGACTACGGCGTCTTATCCATGATTGTACAAGATTCTTTCCTTACAAATGTGTACTATAAACAATTTAGAGAGTACTTACTTACCCATACCGAAATAAAAGAGATCATTCTCGCTCCAAGAAGACTGTTCCATAAAAGAAAAGCGGATGTTAGAACAGCCATACTTACACTCGTTAAAAAACCGCCTTCTGAAGTAGATGCTGAACAGGGTATGAAGTTAATCGACCGGCAGTTCAGCGAGCATTATCATGCCCCTCCTGCGGGAAGAATGCAGATTCTTGAGCAGAAAACGTTTCAAAACCTTCCTGGTTTTAACTATGCTGTCAATGTTCCTTCTGAAATCCTTAACCTTTTTCAAAATGGATATACATCTTTGGGAAGCGTGGTTAAAGGAGGAACGGGGGTATCGACTGGGAACGACCGTCATTTCCTCAGCAAACCGGAAGAGATCAGCAGCGAGGATAAAGACTGGATTCCTTTTTATAAAAATGGAGGAGTAAAGGATGCCTGGTATTACCGTCCAAAGTACTACATTCATAAAAATTGGAGAAAAGAAGCGGAACAACATTCTCAATTTACTGTAAGAAATCCTGCTTATTTCTATAAAGAAGGAATTACTTGTTCTTCTATGGGAATAGAATTCTCTGCTGCGTATCTTCCACCGGGAAGCTTGTTTGGGGTAAACGCCAACTTATTCACAGAGAATCAGGAAGACTTATATTATATTCTTGGACTGTTAAACAGCAGTCTGACAAAGTACCTGCTTAGAAAAGTGCTCAACCGTACAAACATGATCACAGCCGGCTATATTAAGAAACTTCCCTACATTGAACCAGAGCCAAATAAAAAACAAAAAATCGCAGCTCTCTCTTCTTCGCTCGTAAATGAAAAAAGAAAAGACCCGACATACAATGACCGTCTGCGCGCAGACATCATGGACGAGCTCATCTTTGACGTGTACGGTATTTCATTCAACAACCGATCCCACGTCAAAGAATTTTGTACAAATATATTTGAATGGCTGTAA
- a CDS encoding PQQ-dependent sugar dehydrogenase gives MYKVLPFLLLFITACTPVPEEESEPSNQTSEEEQAVPVLTHLKSPWDIEVKNGVFYMTERNGAIVEWTEGEEKKRHEVQTTEPISQIGEGGLLGFKLLPDFKENKAALAYHTYKKEDTLYNRLIIVRLEDEVWKETGALLEGIPGLNFIMAAGLNWVRTKKYM, from the coding sequence ATGTATAAAGTATTGCCATTTTTATTATTATTTATTACGGCCTGTACACCTGTTCCAGAAGAGGAAAGCGAACCCTCCAACCAGACATCTGAGGAAGAACAGGCTGTTCCAGTGCTTACTCATTTAAAATCTCCCTGGGATATTGAAGTGAAAAATGGTGTTTTTTACATGACAGAACGGAATGGAGCGATCGTCGAGTGGACAGAAGGGGAAGAGAAGAAACGGCATGAAGTTCAAACAACTGAACCAATCAGTCAAATTGGTGAAGGTGGATTATTAGGCTTTAAGCTTCTGCCGGATTTTAAAGAAAATAAAGCAGCATTGGCTTATCACACGTATAAGAAAGAAGATACGCTCTACAATCGATTGATTATTGTGAGATTAGAAGATGAAGTCTGGAAGGAAACAGGGGCGCTCTTAGAAGGAATCCCGGGGCTCAATTTCATAATGGCGGCCGGGTTGAACTGGGTCCGGACAAAAAAATATATGTGA